From a region of the Toxotes jaculatrix isolate fToxJac2 chromosome 7, fToxJac2.pri, whole genome shotgun sequence genome:
- the asphd2 gene encoding aspartate beta-hydroxylase domain-containing protein 2, translating into MEWSLESVREMVAGGMQSIRECEICAFAIAMCVLLLFMWYCYRVGREHGSSPLRGRYLAGPGRIGGVVGGFMSSDCRGRGKGKHGSLLEEQNGFAFCQSSECFRCTSAGESLNQRLYHSLQDYAKRYTWSGMGRVHKGVRDQGRYLNSRPTIQRPEVFFLPDLPSAPFFSREVQRHDVELLEQSFPALLAEFESIYHQPPARSGSSLPPGWKANSTPRGQWWTYYLVNQGTPLVLNVRRCPRAWRVLGQLRTFIANNVFGNACFSVLTPGALITEHYGPTNVRLRCHLGLRVPPSCELVVGGEPQCWSEGSCLLFDDSFLHRAFHEGNAEDGPRVVFMVDLWHPNVAAAERQALDYIFTPGRLEDKEGK; encoded by the exons ATGGAGTGGTCACTAGAGAGTGTGAGGGAGATGGTGGCTGGAGGGATGCAGTCTATAAGAGAGTGTGAGATCTGTGCGTTTGCAATAGCcatgtgtgtgctgctgctgtttatgtggTATTGTTACAGGGTGGGCCGGGAGCATGGTTCCAGCCCCTTGCGTGGGAGGTATCTGGCTGGCCCTGGCCGGATtggaggggtggtggggggctTCATGAGTTCAGACTGCCGTGGCAGGGGGAAAGGGAAACATGGGTCATTGTTAGAAGAGCAGAACGGCTTTGCTTTCTGCCAGTCGTCAGAGTGTTTCCGCTGTACCAGCGCTGGAGAGAGTCTGAACCAGAGGCTTTATCACAGCCTGCAGGATTACGCCAAGCGCTACACCTGGTCAGGTATGGGCAGGGTGCATAAAGGAGTCCGTGATCAAGGCCGTTACCTTAACAGCCGACCAACCATCCAGCGGCCAGAGGTCTTCTTTCTCCCCGACCTACCGTCAGCCCCTTTCTTCTCCAGGGAGGTACAGAGACACGACgtggagctgctggagcagaGCTTCCCTGCCCTTCTGGCTGAGTTTGAGAGCATCTACCACCAACCTCCGGCCCGCAGCGGGTCCTCCCTCCCACCAGGGTGGAAAGCCAACAGCACCCCTCGTGGGCAATGGTGGACCTACTACCTGGTCAACCAAGGCACCCCTCTGGTTCTTAATGTCAGGAGATGTCCGCGGGCATGGAGGGTGCTGGGACAGCTGCGCACCTTCATTGCCAACAACGTGTTCGGCAACGCCTGCTTCTCTGTGCTGACGCCCGGAGCTCTGATCACTGAGCATTACGGTCCAACGAATGTCAGACTGCGCTGCCACCTGG GTCTCAGAGTGCCCCCTTCCTGTGAGCTTGTAGTTGGTGGAGAGCCACAGTGCTGGTCCGAGGGTAGCTGTCTGCTTTTCGACGACTCCTTCCTCCACAGGGCCTTTCACGAGG GCAACGCAGAGGATGGCCCCAGAGTGGTCTTCATGGTGGACCTCTGGCACCCCAACgtggctgctgctgagagaCAAGCCTTGGACTACATTTTTACTCCAGGCCGTTTAGAGGACAAAGAAGGGAAATAG